The Leisingera daeponensis DSM 23529 genome contains the following window.
GGCGGTTTCGAAGGTGAAGGTCGATGTCAGGTGCAGCGGCGGGGTCAGCGCCCCGTCGTGGTCCTGCGGGTTATAGGCGTGGTGAATGGCGCGGGTGGCAAATCCTGCGGAACGTTTCATGTCGGGCTCCTGATCTGTGTTGCTGCCATATTGCGCCTGTCCGGAAGGTGATGGATTGCCAATTATGCCAGCCAGAGAGTAGATTTTGGCATAATCTGCCAATCGGGGGCCGCATGGACAGCAAAGACAGACAGATCATCCGCGCCTTGCAGCGCGACGGGCGGATGACCAATCAGGATCTGGCCGAGGCGGTGAATCTGTCGCCCTCGCCCTGCCTGCGCCGGGTGCGGAACCTGGAGGCGAGCGGGGTGATCCGCGGCTACAGCGCCGATGTGGACGCCACGGCCTATGGCATGGCGATCACCGTCTTTGTGCGGATCCGGCTGGAGCGGCACAACGAAACCGACGTGCAGTCCTTTGAAGGCAAGGTGCGGCGGATGGATGAGGTGCTGGAGTGCCATGTGCTGACCGGGGCAATGGATTACCAGCTGCGGGTGCTGGTGCCGGACCTGGAGGCCTATGAAAGCTTCATCCGCAACCGCATCCACCCGATTGGCGGCATTGCCTCGATCGACACCAGTTTCGTGTACGGCACGGTCAAGAAAACAGCCGTGTTCCCGCCCGCCTCCTGACCGGCAGGGACGGGCGCCGGCTCTCTGCCCGGATTGTCATGCCAAACGGCCCCGTCTTGTGGTATCATGGCAGCTTGGGGGCATGCGGGCCGGACGATCCGGCATCGTGCCCGAAAACGGCTCGCCTTTTACCCCAAGGGAGAGTCAGAATGCCAAGATTTATCGTGACCGGTTGTTATACCGCCTCTGCCATGAAGGCGATGGTTGAACACCCCAGCGACCGCGAGGCTGCGTCGCGTGCTCTGGTCGAAGCGGCGGGCGGCACCCAGGAAAGCTTTTTCCTGACCACGGGGGAAAGCGATTTTGCCATCCATGTGAACATTGACGATGTGTCGGGCCTGCTGGCGGGTCTGCTGGCGGTGGGCGCCTCCGGTGCGGTCAGCAACCTCAAGACCGTGCGGGCCTTCACCTCGGACGAATTCCTGGACATGCAGAAGAAGGCCGGCGGCATTGCCGGCGCCTACAAGGCCCCCGGCGGGTAAGCGCTGCCAGAACCGCGTTTCCGGAATGACCTGACAGCTCCGCCGCGCAGAGGCCGCCCGGCAGCGGCGCGCGGCGGGTCTCTCTGTGTGCCTGCCCTGCTGCGGGAGTAGTGCGGCCAATAAGGTAGCGAGTCGAAATAATCCTTGCAAAAGGTATCGACTCGAAACTACAACGGGGCATCACGAAGGACAAAACGGAGAGACTGAGATGCGGACTTCACTTGTTTCGGGCGCGGCGCTGATGCTGGCGGCAAGCGTGGCGCTGGCGGATGAGGGCCACGGCCGCGCGGCGGATCAGGACGGCGCTGTGCTGTCGGCGGCTGCGGCAGACGGGACGCTGGCGGCCTTTGACATTCTGGCGGCGCATGCGCACCGCAAGGGCAACCTGGTGACCTTTCACATGACCACCAATGGCGGCGCAGGCACCGAGGTGCCGGAGGCGGCGGGTGCCGTGGGCGGGGCAGGGGTGCTGTCCTATGTCTGGCCGACCTCGCTGGACCCGTCCGCAGCCGGGTTCGAGGGCGGCACCGGCATTCTGGCGCTGGCGGCGACCAGCCACCCTGATTTCGACGACACGCCGCTTTACGACGAGAACCAGGACGGCGATCCCGCCAATGACGGGCTGGTGTGGCACAGCCATTGGGTGGTGCTGACCCCGACAGAGGCCTGCGGCCCCGGCGCGCTGGCGGTGCGCGACATACCGGAAGGCGAGGAGCCGCAGCTGCCTGCGACCTGGCCCGGGTTCCCGGTCTTCCTCGACAGCCCCGGATTCTCGCCGGTGTTCGACGGGCCGGAGATTGCGGTGACAGCGGCCTTTGGCCGGGATGTGGCGCTGGAGGGCGCGGCCTATGACGGGGTGACCGCGGCCTTGCGGGTGAATGCCAATATCCACGCGCCGCTGCTGTGTGTCACCGATGTGTTCGATGTGGCCTCCGGCGATCTGAGCCTGCCGGGCAAGCTGTAACCCCTGCTGCCCCGGCGGCCCGCTGGCGGGCGCGGCGGGGCAGGAGATGTCAGGAG
Protein-coding sequences here:
- a CDS encoding Lrp/AsnC family transcriptional regulator — its product is MDSKDRQIIRALQRDGRMTNQDLAEAVNLSPSPCLRRVRNLEASGVIRGYSADVDATAYGMAITVFVRIRLERHNETDVQSFEGKVRRMDEVLECHVLTGAMDYQLRVLVPDLEAYESFIRNRIHPIGGIASIDTSFVYGTVKKTAVFPPAS
- a CDS encoding GYD domain-containing protein, with product MPRFIVTGCYTASAMKAMVEHPSDREAASRALVEAAGGTQESFFLTTGESDFAIHVNIDDVSGLLAGLLAVGASGAVSNLKTVRAFTSDEFLDMQKKAGGIAGAYKAPGG